The following is a genomic window from Listeria swaminathanii.
CTAGTTTGGCATCCGGGGCAATTTTTTCGAAGCCGCCGATAGAATTGGTTAATCCTAGTAGGAAAAACATTACTTCGCCTTCAAAAACGCCTTGATCATATTCTACTTTTACTTTGGTTGCTTTTAAGGATGGTAACATTTCAATTCCTTTTAAATAATAAGCAAGTTGTCCAAGCATTGTTTTTAGACGGCTAGGAACGTCGTAGGTCAGTTCTGTTAGCCGACCGCCACCACCAATATTAATAAAATAAGTTTCGTTTGCTTTACCTATATCCATTGCTACACTTTGACCAGCTGCTATAATCTTCGTTGCTTTTATCACGTCTCTAGGAACATGTAAGGCTCTTGCAAAATCATTGGTTGTCCCGGTTGGTATAATCCCTACTTTTGGGCGATATTCTTTTTCGGCAATACCATTAATGACTTCGTTAATGGTACCATCTCCACCTGCTGCTACAACCAAATCAAAACGATCTCTTACAGCTTCTTCGGCTGCACGTTTGGCGTCATCTGGTTCTGCAGTGGTTGCATGTGCAGACGTTACATAGCCCGCTTCCTCTAATATCGAAAGGACATCTGCAAGGTTTTTCTTAATGATTTCTCTTCCAGATGTGGGATTATAAATAACTCGAGCGTGTTTTTGCATTATGTTCGTCCTCTCCTTCACTCAAACAGCGTTGTTCAAAAGAAAAGCGCGTTTTGACACATGATAGTAATATTATAGCAAATTTCGCCATAAATTCCTAATAAAAACAAGCAGTGAGGCGAAATACCCCACTGCTTGTTTTTTTAACGTTTGTTCATTTCTTCTAATAACAGCTTGTTAGCCATTGGTGGATTTGCTTGGCCTTTTGTTGCTTTCATTACTTGACCAATTAAGAATCCAACCGCACGATCTTTACCATTTTTAAAGTCAACGATAGATTGTTCATTGTTATCCAAAATTTCACCGATGATTGTGCGTAATGCTCCTTCATCAGAAATTTGAACAAGTCCTTTGTCTTTAACAACTTGCTCTGCGTCACCACCATTTTGCGCTAATTCACGGAAAACTTTTTTGGCGATTTTAGAGGAAATTGTGCCGGCTTCGATTAATTTAATCATACCTGCTAGATTTTCAGGTGTTAGGCCTGTTTCGTGAAGTTCTTTTTGTTCTGCATTTAAGTATGCGGAAACTTCACCCATTAGCCAGTTAGACGCTTGTTTAGCATCCGCTCCAGCTGCAAGAGTTGCTTCAAAGAAATCAGACATTTCTTTTGTTAGCGTAAGAACCATTGCATCGTATGCAGGTAAACCAAGGTCGTTAATATAACGAATTTGGCGTTTGTCTGGAAGTTCAGGAATTTCAGCACGGATACGTTCTTTCCAAGCATCATCAATAAATAAATCTACTAAATCTGGCTCTGGGAAATAACGATAGTCGTCGGATCCTTCTTTGATACGCATCAAGGAGGTTTTTCCAGTTGCTTCTTCAAAACGACGTGTTTCTTGTTCGATAATACCACCAGAAAGAAGTACTTCTGCTTGGCGTTTTTCTTCGTATTCAATACCTTTACGCACGTTGTTGAATGAGTTTAGGTTTTTAAGTTCTGTTTTTACGCCAAATTCTTCACGGCCGACTGGACGGATAGAAATGTTGGCATCACAGCGCATCGAACCTTCTTCCATTTTTACATCGGATACGCCGGTGTATTGGATGATTGATTTTAGTTTTTCAAGGTAGGCATAAGCTTCTTCTGCAGAGCGAATGTCTGGTTCGGAAACGATTTCGATTAGTGGTGTTCCTTGACGGTTAATATCCACTAAGGAATAACCATGAGATGTATGCGTGTTTTTACCAGCATCTTCTTCTAAATGAAGACGAG
Proteins encoded in this region:
- a CDS encoding diacylglycerol kinase, whose amino-acid sequence is MQKHARVIYNPTSGREIIKKNLADVLSILEEAGYVTSAHATTAEPDDAKRAAEEAVRDRFDLVVAAGGDGTINEVINGIAEKEYRPKVGIIPTGTTNDFARALHVPRDVIKATKIIAAGQSVAMDIGKANETYFINIGGGGRLTELTYDVPSRLKTMLGQLAYYLKGIEMLPSLKATKVKVEYDQGVFEGEVMFFLLGLTNSIGGFEKIAPDAKLDDGKFSLIIVKKVNLAEFIRLVTLALRGDHIKEPNVIYVKSEKVIVHSEDKMLINLDGELGGETPMAFRNLKQHIEFFASVDDIPATDLFIKENS
- the gatB gene encoding Asp-tRNA(Asn)/Glu-tRNA(Gln) amidotransferase subunit GatB, with protein sequence MNFETVIGLEVHVELKTNSKIFSSAPAHFGAEPNTNTTVVDLGMPGVLPVLNKRAVEFGMKAAMAINCEIAEHTKFDRKNYFYPDNPKAYQISQFDKPIGEHGWIEIEVGGKKKKIGITRLHLEEDAGKNTHTSHGYSLVDINRQGTPLIEIVSEPDIRSAEEAYAYLEKLKSIIQYTGVSDVKMEEGSMRCDANISIRPVGREEFGVKTELKNLNSFNNVRKGIEYEEKRQAEVLLSGGIIEQETRRFEEATGKTSLMRIKEGSDDYRYFPEPDLVDLFIDDAWKERIRAEIPELPDKRQIRYINDLGLPAYDAMVLTLTKEMSDFFEATLAAGADAKQASNWLMGEVSAYLNAEQKELHETGLTPENLAGMIKLIEAGTISSKIAKKVFRELAQNGGDAEQVVKDKGLVQISDEGALRTIIGEILDNNEQSIVDFKNGKDRAVGFLIGQVMKATKGQANPPMANKLLLEEMNKR